In the Malus domestica chromosome 16, GDT2T_hap1 genome, one interval contains:
- the LOC103403847 gene encoding probable aspartic proteinase GIP2 produces the protein MASSLHFLLFSSFLYTFSISQAKPYNQLNGLIFHVKKDASTLQYVTEIHHGTPLVPTKLVVDLGGPFLWLNCASSSSSRLISQRSIQCLAAKPKTQDQGSNKKCDIFTENRITQVATQGDLLEDIMAVDQVTDGSKTASKSITTVGYNFLFSCAPMFLLNGIASGAKGMLGLGRTQMSMASQISAQLSSKLQFIICLSSSNGVVLHENGHHSSNFRSKFPDSMTYTPLVNQVESPHEYIINLKSIKIRGKKMSLDIEEGKIKLSTIVPYTTVESSIYATFTKAYEQAAMSMNMTRVSPVAPFGQCFSSRKKDGTLVGPKVPVIDLVLQSELVKWRIHGRNSMVQVRNEVMCLGFLDGGLNLKTSMVIGGYQLEDTLLHFDVGASRLGFTQQSCSELRLDSAFKHTW, from the coding sequence ATGGCTTCTTCTCTGCATTTCCTTCttttctcttcatttctctACACTTTCAGCATTTCTCAAGCCAAACCCTACAACCAACTAAATGGTCTCATTTTCCATGTGAAAAAAGATGCGTCTACTCTCCAGTATGTGACCGAAATTCACCATGGCACTCCACTTGTACCCACAAAGCTTGTAGTTGATCTCGGCGGTCCATTTCTCTGGCTCAACTGTGCATCATCGTCTTCTAGCCGTCTGATTTCTCAGCGCTCAATCCAGTGCCTTGCAGCAAAGCCAAAAACCCAGGATCAGGGTAGCAACAAGAAGTGTGATATTTTCACGGAAAATAGGATCACCCAAGTGGCGACACAAGGGGATTTACTAGAAGACATCATGGCCGTTGATCAAGTCACAGATGGGTCAAAGACAGCATCAAAATCAATCACCACAGTTGGTTACAACTTCCTTTTTTCTTGTGCACCCATGTTCTTGTTAAACGGCATCGCAAGTGGCGCAAAGGGAATGTTAGGCCTCGGAAGGACTCAAATGTCAATGGCCTCACAAATTTCTGCCCAACTCAGCTCCAAACTCCAATTCATCATCTGCCTTTCTTCATCAAACGGTGTCGTCTTACACGAAAACGGCCACCACAGTTCGAATTTTCGCTCGAAATTTCCGGACTCAATGACatacacaccccttgttaaccAAGTTGAGTCACCACATGAGTACATCATCAATTTGAAGTCCATTAAAATTCGTGGGAAGAAAATGTCTCTGGATATTGAAGAAGGGAAGATTAAGCTAAGCACAATTGTTCCCTACACTACTGTGGAGAGCTCAATTTATGCTACATTTACTAAAGCTTATGAGCAGGCTGCAATGTCTATGAACATGACTAGGGTTTCCCCTGTGGCACCATTTGGGCAATGTTTTAGTTCACGAAAAAAAGATGGCACGTTGGTCGGTCCAAAAGTGCCGGTTATCGATCTGGTGCTGCAGAGTGAGTTGGTGAAGTGGAGAATTCACGGCAGAAACTCGATGGTTCAAGTGAGAAACGAAGTTATGTGTCTGGGGTTTTTGGATGGAGGTTTGAACTTGAAGACTTCGATGGTAATAGGGGGTTATCAATTGGAGGATACCCTTCTACATTTTGATGTAGGTGCTTCTAGGCTAGGATTTACTCAACAAAGTTGTTCTGAGTTGAGATTAGACTCTGCGTTTAAACATACATGGTAA